From a single Nitrospira sp. genomic region:
- a CDS encoding IPT/TIG domain-containing protein, giving the protein MNFTAAAAGPPPTLTSVSPNVGSVQGGQQSILTGMNFVSGTTVKIGNKSASVLTLVSATTMIVQVPASVPGPTDAAVTNPNGDVVIQNGYIYLSGVPLDGPFTGSFTTGSGSDTVSLTVMITPVNGANNLPFNTSIVLTFSDPINPNTVNAATGISARATITATFSESVNPNTITPTTFQVTSGGAPIAGAYAFSIRRFVGHVQHIWVPGQAPAAPEPVP; this is encoded by the coding sequence GTGAATTTCACCGCGGCCGCTGCTGGTCCACCACCCACATTGACTTCAGTCTCACCGAATGTCGGCTCCGTCCAGGGAGGCCAACAATCGATCTTGACCGGCATGAACTTCGTGTCCGGGACCACGGTGAAGATCGGGAACAAATCAGCCAGCGTGCTGACACTGGTCTCCGCGACGACCATGATCGTCCAGGTGCCGGCCTCGGTACCAGGTCCGACCGATGCGGCAGTGACAAATCCCAACGGCGATGTGGTCATTCAGAACGGCTATATCTATCTCTCCGGCGTGCCGCTCGATGGCCCCTTCACCGGCTCATTTACGACCGGCAGCGGGAGCGATACAGTCTCGCTGACGGTGATGATCACCCCAGTCAACGGCGCGAACAACCTGCCGTTCAATACCTCGATCGTCCTGACCTTCTCCGATCCGATCAATCCGAACACGGTCAATGCAGCGACTGGGATCAGCGCGAGGGCCACGATCACGGCGACCTTCAGTGAATCGGTGAATCCGAACACAATCACGCCCACGACGTTCCAAGTCACTAGCGGCGGGGCCCCGATCGCCGGAGCCTATGCCTTCTCGATCAGACGATTTGTTGGACATGTCCAACACATCTGGGTACCGGGACAGGCACCGGCTGCGCCTGAGCCAGTCCCCTAG
- a CDS encoding ParA family protein, translating into MKTLVLANQKGGVGKTAIACQLGYFLVEMLKKRVLIIDLDHQGNTSKNIGTSKLATISAVTADQLLTEPVTTIEGGTFVVIPSHADLLKLERREEDHNQFANNLQHFLNEMDDRFDVAIIDTNPNPDIRVLASLVVGDFVLSPIQLNQEAVDGIAALRAQVLKIQSTLNKDLRFIGLLPNLVEPTPFQRANFDQLCTAFASLFIRLEDGRMAAIPSRTAMAEAQAMGAPIWTLQKTSSREAWLHLKPIFQKVAHTMGVME; encoded by the coding sequence ATGAAGACGTTAGTGTTGGCAAATCAGAAGGGTGGCGTCGGGAAAACGGCGATCGCGTGCCAACTGGGGTACTTTCTCGTGGAGATGCTCAAGAAACGGGTCTTGATCATCGACTTGGACCATCAGGGCAACACATCGAAAAACATCGGCACCTCAAAGCTGGCCACCATCTCGGCCGTCACCGCAGATCAATTGTTGACCGAGCCGGTCACCACCATTGAAGGCGGGACCTTTGTGGTGATTCCGTCCCATGCTGATCTGCTCAAACTTGAGCGGCGGGAAGAAGATCACAACCAGTTTGCGAACAATCTCCAACACTTCCTTAACGAGATGGACGACCGATTTGATGTGGCCATCATCGATACGAATCCCAACCCGGATATCCGGGTGCTCGCCTCACTCGTGGTGGGGGACTTCGTGCTGTCGCCGATTCAACTGAATCAAGAAGCCGTCGACGGCATCGCCGCGCTGCGGGCGCAGGTCTTGAAGATCCAAAGTACGTTGAACAAGGATCTTCGATTCATCGGGCTCCTGCCGAATCTGGTGGAGCCGACTCCGTTTCAGCGAGCCAATTTCGATCAACTCTGCACGGCCTTTGCCTCGTTGTTCATTCGACTCGAGGATGGGCGGATGGCCGCCATTCCGTCGCGAACGGCCATGGCTGAAGCCCAGGCCATGGGAGCGCCGATCTGGACCCTACAAAAAACCAGCTCACGCGAGGCCTGGTTACATCTCAAACCGATCTTTCAAAAGGTCGCTCATACGATGGGGGTGATGGAATGA
- a CDS encoding IS110 family transposase, whose translation MPQFIGLDIHKTVVVGCTVDAHGTVCRRQRFPLTRTTLTAWASQLTAEDAVAVEATTNTWAVIAILQQTPARLVVSNPLRTRAIATAKIKTDRVDAEVLAQLLRCAYLPPVWIPDPATLAARRLTTRRTVLVAERTRLKNRLHSVLHQLLLPCPVTDLFSRAGVAWLAAVELPAAERAAVDADCRLLAAVDQELTALEQTQVEAAGEDPRVRLLLTLPGIDVAVATALLAAIGEVSRFPTPAQLAAYLGLVPSVRQSAHHCYTGHITKQGASHVRWLLVQAAQHLDRHPGPLGAFVRKLQRRKNRSIAIVAAARKLVTLAWHVLRTGAPYRYALPRATQEKLARLRRRATGERRRSGPAPGTPRAPAYGTGQRSRGIPALATVYRQEGLPVLSPIPMAEARVLAIDPAVHQFVTSLDVAHRHPRRARRASDSEPETRDRQRVQPG comes from the coding sequence ATGCCACAGTTTATTGGGTTGGATATTCATAAGACGGTCGTGGTGGGGTGTACGGTGGATGCCCACGGGACCGTTTGTCGCCGCCAGCGCTTTCCGTTGACCCGCACCACCCTCACGGCTTGGGCCAGCCAGCTCACCGCCGAGGATGCCGTCGCGGTCGAAGCGACCACCAATACCTGGGCGGTCATCGCGATCCTGCAACAGACCCCAGCGCGGCTGGTGGTGAGTAACCCCCTTCGCACGCGGGCGATCGCTACGGCCAAGATCAAGACGGATCGGGTCGATGCCGAAGTCTTGGCCCAGTTGCTGCGCTGTGCCTATCTGCCCCCGGTGTGGATTCCGGATCCGGCCACGTTGGCCGCCCGCCGACTGACCACCCGTCGCACGGTGCTGGTGGCCGAACGGACGCGCCTGAAGAATCGCCTGCACAGTGTGCTCCATCAGCTGTTGCTGCCCTGTCCCGTCACCGATCTCTTTTCCCGCGCCGGCGTGGCCTGGTTGGCGGCGGTGGAGCTCCCCGCTGCCGAGCGCGCCGCGGTGGACGCCGATTGTCGCCTGCTCGCCGCCGTCGACCAGGAACTCACCGCGCTGGAGCAGACCCAAGTCGAAGCGGCAGGAGAAGATCCTCGCGTCCGGCTCTTGCTCACGCTGCCCGGAATCGATGTCGCGGTCGCCACCGCGCTGCTGGCGGCGATCGGGGAGGTGAGCCGCTTTCCCACTCCGGCACAGTTGGCCGCTTATCTGGGCCTGGTTCCGTCCGTGCGGCAGTCGGCGCACCACTGTTATACCGGCCACATCACGAAACAGGGGGCTAGCCATGTCCGGTGGCTCCTGGTCCAAGCGGCCCAACATCTTGACCGACATCCCGGCCCCCTTGGGGCCTTTGTCCGCAAACTTCAGCGCCGCAAGAATCGGAGTATTGCGATCGTGGCGGCCGCCCGTAAGCTCGTCACGCTCGCCTGGCACGTGCTCCGCACCGGGGCCCCCTATCGCTATGCGCTCCCGCGCGCGACCCAAGAAAAACTCGCCCGCCTCCGGCGGCGCGCCACGGGCGAACGGCGCCGCAGTGGCCCAGCCCCGGGTACTCCCCGCGCCCCAGCCTATGGCACCGGGCAGCGATCTCGGGGCATCCCGGCGCTCGCGACGGTCTATCGGCAGGAAGGGCTGCCAGTGCTCAGCCCGATTCCGATGGCGGAAGCACGTGTCCTGGCGATCGACCCAGCCGTCCATCAGTTTGTCACCAGTCTCGATGTCGCGCACCGTCACCCACGACGCGCCCGCCGTGCGTCCGACTCTGAACCGGAGACTCGTGACAGACAACGCGTTCAACCAGGTTGA
- a CDS encoding cupin domain-containing protein — MPYLTLHKFSTPPDQERIARDWKQRGYSCDLFTDPPDREWNDFVHTTNELVTVVVGKLRLTIGDEEIVAEPGDEVFIPNNVRHSVKNIASSTTQWLYGYD; from the coding sequence ATGCCCTATCTTACCCTGCATAAATTCTCGACACCTCCCGACCAGGAGCGGATCGCTCGCGACTGGAAACAGCGCGGCTACTCCTGCGATCTCTTCACCGATCCTCCCGACCGAGAGTGGAATGATTTCGTTCACACGACGAACGAACTCGTCACCGTCGTGGTTGGGAAGCTACGGCTGACCATCGGCGATGAAGAAATCGTTGCCGAGCCAGGCGACGAAGTGTTTATCCCGAACAACGTCCGCCACTCCGTGAAGAATATCGCGTCCTCTACGACACAGTGGCTCTATGGCTATGACTGA
- a CDS encoding RHS repeat protein, whose translation MKPMILSKLLTAVVCVLMLGAVVPTQAVADQAQYIYDDAGRLRAVIDPASDTAIYAYL comes from the coding sequence ATGAAGCCGATGATACTATCCAAACTTCTGACGGCTGTGGTCTGTGTGCTGATGCTCGGTGCTGTTGTGCCGACGCAGGCCGTTGCCGACCAGGCGCAATACATCTACGACGACGCGGGCCGCCTACGCGCCGTCATCGATCCCGCGAGTGATACCGCCATCTACGCCTACCTCTGA
- a CDS encoding translation initiation factor, with translation MKEKKRLPTDGGPIKWASPFAELNRVPLPAASPKPPVPASNTPVSSTPKKNRGRVDILRQTAHRGGKTVTVVTGFVGIGQAEKEALAQRMQKACGAGGTVKEGRIEVQGDQRETVARILTDAGFRPVFAGG, from the coding sequence ATGAAAGAGAAGAAACGCCTTCCCACCGACGGTGGGCCAATCAAGTGGGCCAGCCCATTCGCTGAGCTGAATCGCGTGCCCCTGCCGGCGGCTTCGCCCAAGCCACCTGTTCCCGCTTCGAATACTCCAGTGTCGTCCACACCGAAGAAGAATCGCGGGCGCGTGGATATCCTTCGCCAGACGGCGCACCGTGGAGGCAAGACGGTTACGGTGGTCACGGGGTTCGTGGGAATCGGCCAGGCGGAAAAAGAAGCCCTTGCCCAACGGATGCAGAAAGCCTGTGGGGCAGGCGGAACGGTCAAGGAGGGACGGATCGAGGTCCAAGGCGATCAGCGTGAGACGGTCGCTCGTATTCTCACCGATGCGGGATTTCGCCCCGTCTTCGCCGGCGGATAA
- a CDS encoding antibiotic biosynthesis monooxygenase yields MVKVGLLVRLQAKPGKEAEVAGFLESGLALANQETATVVWFALRLGPATFGIFDAFADEAGRKAHLGGQIAAALMAKAADLLAEPPKIEQVDVLAAKITS; encoded by the coding sequence ATGGTCAAAGTTGGACTGTTGGTGCGATTGCAGGCGAAACCGGGAAAGGAAGCCGAGGTTGCCGGCTTTCTTGAAAGTGGACTGGCATTAGCCAATCAGGAGACTGCGACGGTGGTCTGGTTCGCGTTGCGGTTGGGACCGGCGACATTCGGCATCTTCGATGCATTTGCCGATGAGGCAGGTCGAAAGGCTCATCTTGGTGGACAAATTGCGGCGGCTCTGATGGCGAAGGCTGCCGACCTGTTGGCCGAACCGCCGAAGATCGAACAGGTCGATGTGCTTGCCGCAAAGATCACGTCATGA
- a CDS encoding DUF2892 domain-containing protein, whose amino-acid sequence MKCNVGGVERPIRIGIGIVAILIGLFAGLSTGMADAALAVGGILLLTGAVGFCPLFMLFGINTCAPSSKVPPQS is encoded by the coding sequence ATGAAGTGTAATGTGGGTGGAGTTGAACGGCCTATACGGATCGGAATCGGAATAGTGGCGATCTTGATCGGCCTCTTTGCGGGTCTTTCGACTGGTATGGCAGATGCGGCTCTTGCCGTCGGGGGCATCCTGCTGCTTACCGGAGCGGTGGGGTTTTGTCCGTTGTTCATGTTGTTCGGAATCAATACCTGCGCTCCGTCGTCCAAGGTTCCACCTCAGTCATAG
- a CDS encoding helix-turn-helix domain-containing protein, whose amino-acid sequence MRLCILTLHDVFDTGLAALLDTFSTANTLAESTGTSPTRFEVTIIGVRPRVRTSQGLAVPVRAVTRLTRPDVVLVPAIGAKMPETLGVALERRDTADAQALLRDWSAAGTLVGAACTSTFILAGSSLLDGHHATTSWWLAPFFRERYPRVVLDESRMIVPASRLVTAGAALAHLDLALWIIRRRSPALATLTARYLVVDPRPSQAAFAIPDHLAHADPFVERFERWARRRLADGFSLDDAARAVATSPRTLTRRLQSVMGKSPLAYFQDLRVERAVHLLKTSNKSVDQIAVQVGYANGITLRTLIRRKVGRGVRELRAGT is encoded by the coding sequence ATGCGTCTTTGTATCCTGACGCTTCATGACGTCTTCGATACCGGATTGGCCGCCCTGCTCGACACCTTCAGCACGGCGAACACATTGGCGGAGTCCACCGGGACATCGCCGACGCGCTTCGAGGTGACGATCATCGGCGTCCGACCTCGCGTGCGCACAAGTCAAGGGCTGGCCGTACCAGTCCGGGCTGTGACACGACTTACGCGCCCTGATGTCGTCCTTGTCCCGGCCATCGGAGCGAAGATGCCGGAGACATTAGGCGTGGCATTGGAACGGCGAGACACGGCAGACGCACAAGCCCTGTTGCGCGATTGGTCTGCCGCCGGCACGCTCGTCGGGGCGGCCTGCACGAGCACGTTTATCCTTGCCGGGTCGTCCCTCCTCGACGGCCATCATGCCACGACGTCCTGGTGGCTCGCCCCGTTCTTCCGTGAGCGGTATCCGCGTGTCGTGCTCGACGAATCACGGATGATCGTTCCTGCCTCACGTTTAGTCACTGCCGGCGCTGCGCTGGCACACCTCGACCTGGCCTTATGGATCATACGTCGTCGCAGCCCGGCCCTGGCCACACTGACGGCTCGCTACCTCGTCGTTGACCCACGGCCATCGCAGGCAGCATTTGCCATCCCTGATCATCTCGCCCATGCCGATCCGTTTGTCGAGCGGTTCGAGCGGTGGGCACGTCGTCGGTTGGCCGACGGGTTTTCTCTCGATGATGCCGCTCGTGCCGTCGCCACGAGCCCACGGACGCTGACACGCCGCCTGCAATCCGTGATGGGGAAATCCCCGCTCGCATACTTTCAAGATCTTCGTGTCGAACGCGCGGTTCATCTTTTGAAGACAAGCAACAAGAGTGTTGATCAAATTGCCGTTCAGGTCGGCTACGCCAATGGGATCACGCTGCGAACACTCATCCGGCGCAAGGTCGGCCGTGGAGTACGTGAGCTGAGGGCAGGGACATGA
- a CDS encoding nuclear transport factor 2 family protein, with product MRRSDHVEVEDVMGAKAVTPLDTVKEIYASFGEGRIEAILSKLSEDVEWEYSNSSTSVPWLQPRTGRQNVAAFFQSLAAIDMKRFLPHTFLDGGQVVVVLLDVEFTVRATGAQVVETDEIHVWRFNAQGLVSRFKHGVDTHRHQLAISSANAIS from the coding sequence ATGCGTCGTTCTGATCATGTCGAAGTGGAAGATGTCATGGGAGCGAAAGCGGTGACTCCGCTTGATACGGTCAAGGAGATATACGCCTCATTTGGAGAGGGCCGAATCGAGGCGATCCTATCCAAGCTGTCCGAGGATGTGGAATGGGAGTATTCGAACTCCTCAACCTCTGTTCCCTGGCTGCAGCCAAGAACGGGACGCCAAAACGTCGCGGCGTTTTTTCAAAGTTTGGCCGCCATCGATATGAAGCGCTTCCTTCCGCACACCTTTCTCGACGGTGGACAGGTTGTCGTGGTGTTGCTCGATGTGGAGTTTACGGTTCGTGCGACGGGAGCACAGGTCGTTGAAACAGACGAGATCCACGTGTGGCGATTCAATGCGCAGGGGCTCGTGTCACGATTCAAGCACGGCGTCGATACCCACCGCCATCAATTGGCCATTTCCTCCGCTAACGCAATCTCGTGA
- a CDS encoding methyltransferase, protein MPRKPSPPELMRNLAIGYWASRLVHVAAKLRLADLLKGGSRSIEDLASAAGVQPGSLYRLLRALASLGIFAETKGRRFKLTPLAATLRTGVPHSMHAWAVMINESWMWDSWKELLSGVKTGDMPFQKAHGMPIFQYLERHPEDLEVFGESMSSLSQAENPAITTAYKFPKGRTVVDIGGGHGSLLAAILKANPSVKGILFDQSAVIARAENDKHITAKGIASRCRLESGDFFEDVPKGGDAYIMKYILHDWSDEECVKILANCRAAMNEKGKVLVVDNVVSAGNDPSWGKLLDIQMLIIGGRERTKQEFAALFASAGLKLTRIVPTKCPLSIVEGVKA, encoded by the coding sequence ATGCCCAGGAAGCCGTCACCACCTGAACTCATGAGGAATCTCGCCATTGGCTATTGGGCGTCTCGCCTCGTGCATGTTGCGGCAAAGCTTCGATTGGCTGATCTACTAAAAGGCGGTTCCCGGAGTATCGAAGATTTGGCATCGGCCGCCGGTGTGCAGCCGGGATCCCTCTATCGCCTTCTTCGTGCACTTGCCAGCCTCGGTATCTTTGCAGAAACGAAAGGTCGGCGATTCAAGCTTACGCCGCTTGCCGCTACGCTGCGAACCGGCGTGCCACATTCCATGCATGCCTGGGCCGTGATGATCAACGAATCCTGGATGTGGGATAGCTGGAAAGAGTTACTTTCGGGGGTCAAGACTGGTGACATGCCGTTTCAGAAAGCACATGGCATGCCGATCTTCCAGTATCTTGAGCGCCATCCTGAGGATCTTGAGGTGTTTGGTGAATCGATGTCCAGTCTTTCTCAGGCGGAAAATCCGGCGATCACGACCGCGTATAAATTCCCTAAAGGTCGGACTGTGGTCGACATCGGCGGCGGGCATGGCAGTCTCCTTGCGGCGATCTTGAAGGCGAATCCTTCGGTGAAGGGAATCTTGTTCGATCAAAGTGCTGTCATTGCCCGTGCCGAGAACGACAAGCACATCACCGCAAAAGGTATCGCCTCACGATGTCGACTTGAATCAGGGGACTTCTTTGAAGACGTCCCTAAAGGGGGAGACGCCTACATCATGAAGTACATTCTTCATGATTGGAGCGATGAAGAGTGCGTCAAGATTCTCGCCAATTGTCGAGCCGCGATGAATGAGAAGGGGAAAGTCCTGGTCGTCGACAACGTCGTATCAGCCGGGAACGACCCAAGCTGGGGCAAGTTGCTCGACATACAAATGCTGATTATCGGAGGCCGTGAGCGCACCAAACAAGAATTCGCGGCGTTGTTTGCGTCGGCTGGACTGAAACTCACCCGAATTGTCCCGACGAAATGTCCGCTGAGCATCGTGGAAGGCGTCAAAGCATGA
- a CDS encoding ParB/RepB/Spo0J family partition protein translates to MKKPLIATLDLTALDRTAPAPDPVAKERTVTAEVLGRPLQIPVKDIEEDPAQPRQEFDAASMDELEQSVRVHGVKTPISIRPHPTEQKRWILNFGARRLRASKAVGKTTIPAFIDRSHTDYQQVIENLQREDLKPRELAIFIKKKMDEGEKQAKIAEILGVNRSMVTNHLALIDMPACMEEIYATGKCVSAKTLYDLRNLHKDFPKEVEQWSGKAQDITRATVSALASELKGLQKENVIDAQGESGNQERKSKPVTAMPSLIVIFQQRSGTIDLRHAPQRSNHVIVQFADGKQEEVPARECQIEQIIFQ, encoded by the coding sequence ATGAAAAAACCACTGATCGCGACGTTGGATCTCACCGCGCTTGATCGGACCGCACCAGCCCCAGATCCGGTTGCCAAAGAACGGACGGTGACGGCTGAGGTCTTAGGGCGGCCGCTTCAAATTCCAGTCAAGGACATTGAAGAGGATCCAGCTCAGCCTCGCCAAGAATTCGATGCGGCGAGCATGGACGAATTAGAGCAGAGCGTCAGAGTCCACGGCGTGAAAACGCCCATCTCGATCCGGCCCCATCCCACCGAGCAGAAGCGCTGGATTTTGAATTTTGGGGCGCGCCGGCTCAGAGCTTCAAAGGCCGTCGGCAAGACCACGATTCCTGCTTTCATCGATCGATCGCATACCGATTATCAGCAGGTCATCGAGAACTTGCAACGGGAAGATCTGAAGCCGCGTGAGCTGGCGATATTTATCAAGAAGAAGATGGACGAAGGGGAAAAACAAGCCAAGATTGCAGAAATTCTTGGAGTGAATCGATCCATGGTCACGAACCATTTGGCATTGATCGATATGCCGGCCTGCATGGAAGAGATTTATGCGACGGGGAAATGTGTCTCAGCCAAGACCCTCTACGACTTACGGAACCTGCACAAAGACTTTCCCAAAGAAGTTGAGCAGTGGAGCGGCAAGGCGCAGGACATCACCAGAGCCACCGTGTCGGCTTTAGCGTCGGAGCTCAAGGGTCTACAAAAAGAGAATGTCATCGATGCGCAAGGTGAGAGTGGAAACCAGGAGAGAAAGTCAAAACCGGTCACGGCGATGCCGTCGTTGATCGTCATCTTTCAGCAACGATCCGGAACGATTGATTTACGGCATGCACCACAACGGTCTAATCATGTGATCGTGCAATTTGCAGATGGCAAACAGGAAGAAGTGCCGGCACGGGAGTGCCAGATCGAGCAGATCATTTTTCAGTAA
- a CDS encoding porin, translating to MGSERQNVAMVKHDLIGGQNLFFRQSLITQAIVIVFATICMSASVLAQDHRGEVHGPEPSPQQLEIEALKAKVKHLEQSVEDIKQKESKPAEPLSSGTNTVVPAIDRERELVTEDAYADARLDNAPFDPAFRGFFRILGSHTMMRMGGYLRTDAIYDFSQLGNVNQFRPESIPTPNLDVSNYNMAARASRLSLEFRTDTQWDVLRTYVEIDFVGPGNRTEFRLRHFYAQLRNILVGQAWTTFHDSDVIPETVDFNGPNSWIFQFNPQVRYTHRLATGHTVSVSAEQPSSGIPSVNPVTTQPVSSTSPLPDFVVRYRYETDDYHFNTAGLFRRVGGVTSSGQSDHVFGYGVMASGLLRVWGRDNIVFQAVYGEGISRYFIDPKNLNLDAGYDSSGVLNAQPAYGGYAAIQHFWNDQWRSTVTYGFLQINTTEGSPADTYKRTQYLDCNLMYSPAEGITIGGGFLWGQRVNKNDVSGEGFRINFLLKYDLVRLQQDVKNVLPF from the coding sequence ATGGGCAGTGAACGGCAAAACGTGGCGATGGTGAAACATGATCTTATCGGAGGCCAGAACCTCTTTTTCCGGCAATCGCTGATCACACAGGCGATCGTCATCGTCTTCGCCACAATCTGCATGTCGGCTTCGGTGTTGGCGCAGGACCATCGTGGCGAGGTTCACGGTCCAGAACCGTCTCCGCAACAGTTGGAGATAGAGGCATTGAAAGCCAAGGTCAAGCATCTGGAACAATCAGTCGAGGACATCAAGCAAAAAGAATCGAAGCCTGCGGAGCCGCTCTCATCGGGGACCAACACGGTCGTTCCTGCCATCGACCGGGAACGAGAGCTGGTAACGGAAGATGCATACGCAGATGCTCGACTGGACAATGCTCCATTTGATCCAGCTTTTCGAGGATTCTTCCGCATCCTCGGTTCTCACACCATGATGCGGATGGGAGGCTATCTCAGAACCGATGCAATATACGATTTCAGCCAACTCGGTAATGTCAACCAGTTTCGCCCCGAGTCGATACCGACGCCGAACCTGGACGTGTCAAATTACAATATGGCCGCACGGGCCTCTCGACTCAGTCTTGAATTTCGGACCGATACCCAATGGGATGTCTTGCGGACCTATGTTGAGATCGACTTCGTCGGCCCCGGCAATCGCACCGAGTTTCGTCTGCGTCATTTCTACGCCCAGCTGAGAAATATTCTGGTCGGGCAAGCGTGGACGACGTTCCACGATTCGGATGTCATCCCTGAGACCGTAGACTTCAACGGTCCGAACTCCTGGATCTTCCAGTTTAATCCGCAGGTGCGATATACGCACCGTCTGGCTACTGGTCACACCGTATCTGTGTCAGCCGAACAACCTTCGTCAGGCATTCCATCGGTGAATCCCGTAACAACTCAGCCTGTTTCTTCGACGAGCCCTCTCCCTGATTTTGTGGTGCGCTATCGGTATGAAACCGATGATTATCACTTCAATACGGCGGGACTGTTTCGTCGTGTCGGTGGTGTGACGAGTTCAGGGCAATCGGACCATGTGTTCGGATACGGGGTGATGGCATCAGGCTTGCTGAGAGTATGGGGCAGGGACAATATCGTCTTTCAGGCGGTCTATGGTGAGGGAATCTCACGGTATTTTATCGACCCCAAGAATCTCAACCTCGATGCAGGCTATGACTCGTCAGGAGTTCTCAACGCCCAGCCGGCGTACGGAGGCTACGCGGCCATTCAACACTTCTGGAATGATCAGTGGCGATCCACCGTGACCTATGGGTTTCTTCAGATCAATACGACGGAAGGGTCTCCAGCTGATACTTACAAGAGAACGCAGTATCTCGATTGTAATCTCATGTATAGCCCCGCAGAAGGAATCACGATCGGCGGAGGATTTCTGTGGGGGCAGCGAGTCAACAAGAACGATGTGTCGGGAGAGGGGTTCAGGATCAATTTTCTTCTGAAATATGATCTAGTCAGGTTGCAGCAGGACGTGAAAAACGTGTTGCCGTTCTAG
- a CDS encoding c-type cytochrome, producing the protein MTKGVWVVFATAMLVVIGNVVLLWFLLQSHFSAKEEPMELEVMIARQLRHLAIPNDQRQMANPVPASDEVLAEARVHFADHCAICHGNDGRGVTQIGQNFYPRTPDLTQPETQSFSDGELFYMIQNGIRFTGMPAWGKDRPEADLDSWKLVHFIRHLPRIAGQELEEMERYNPVSPMALEEQEQIDRFLQGEEPDPPSSAHHH; encoded by the coding sequence ATGACCAAAGGTGTCTGGGTGGTGTTCGCGACGGCAATGCTCGTCGTGATCGGAAATGTTGTGTTGCTCTGGTTCCTCCTGCAATCACATTTTAGTGCGAAAGAAGAACCGATGGAGCTGGAAGTGATGATCGCGCGACAGCTTAGACACCTGGCCATCCCTAACGATCAGAGGCAGATGGCGAACCCCGTTCCCGCTTCGGATGAGGTCCTCGCAGAAGCTCGGGTTCACTTCGCGGACCACTGTGCAATCTGTCATGGGAATGATGGAAGAGGCGTGACCCAGATCGGTCAGAATTTTTATCCAAGAACACCTGATTTGACTCAACCTGAAACGCAGTCCTTTTCCGATGGAGAATTGTTCTACATGATCCAAAACGGCATTCGATTTACCGGCATGCCTGCGTGGGGGAAGGATCGTCCCGAAGCGGATCTCGATAGTTGGAAACTGGTACACTTTATTCGTCATCTCCCACGTATTGCCGGCCAGGAACTTGAGGAGATGGAGAGGTATAATCCCGTGAGTCCAATGGCGCTGGAAGAACAGGAGCAGATCGATCGTTTTCTGCAAGGAGAAGAGCCTGATCCGCCATCTTCCGCACACCATCATTAA